The following proteins are co-located in the Acropora palmata chromosome 11, jaAcrPala1.3, whole genome shotgun sequence genome:
- the LOC141858916 gene encoding uncharacterized protein LOC141858916 isoform X2, with the protein MASVVPESKEILCLFDVDGTVTPARSVVTPEMKAFMKELRKKVTVALVSGSDFPKVQEQMGNENVTNLYDYVFSENGLVAYKNGELIHKQSIIKFMGDERLKTFINFCLKYIAELDLPVKRGTFIEFRNGMINVSPIGRNCSQEERIAFYEYDKVHKVRDKFVSVLREKFEDYGLQLSIGGQISFDVFPKGWDKTYCLRHIEVDNYKEIHFFGDKCYEGKKKGIDKRGSQERDGRK; encoded by the exons ATGGCATCGGTAGTACCTGAGAGTAAAGaaattttgtgtttatttgaTGTGGATGGAACAGTTACACCTGCCCGATCG gttgtaacTCCCGAAATGAAAGCTTTCATGAAGGAACTTCGCAAGAAAGTGACTGTTGCCTTAGTTAGTGGGTCCGACTTTCCAAAAGTGCAAGAACAAATGGGAAATGAAAACG TTACAAACCTGTATGACTATGTTTTTTCTGAGAATGGTCTTGTAGCTTACAAGAATGGGGAACTGATCCATAAACAG AGTATCATAAAATTCATGGGTGATGAAAGGCTCAAAACATTCATCAACTTTTGCTTAAAGTATATTGCTGAATTAGATCTTCCTGTGAAAAG AGGAACTTTCATTGAGTTTCGTAATGGCATGATAAATGTTTCACCAATTGGCAGAAACTGCTCTCAAGAAGAAAGGATAGCATTTTATGAGTATGATAAA GTTCACAAAGTTAGAGACAAATTTGTGTCAGTTCTGAGAGAAAAGTTTGAAGATTATGGACTCCAGCTCAGTATAGGGGGACAGATCAGTTTTGATGTTTTCCCAAAAGGCTGGGACAAAACATATTGCCTCAGACATATAGAAGTTGATAATTACAAGGAAATTCACTTTTTTGGGGACAAATGCTATGAG GGAAAGAAGAAGGGGATTGATAAAAGAGGATCTCAGGAGAGAGATG GGAGGAAATGA
- the LOC141858916 gene encoding uncharacterized protein LOC141858916 isoform X1 has product MASVVPESKEILCLFDVDGTVTPARSVVTPEMKAFMKELRKKVTVALVSGSDFPKVQEQMGNENVTNLYDYVFSENGLVAYKNGELIHKQSIIKFMGDERLKTFINFCLKYIAELDLPVKRGTFIEFRNGMINVSPIGRNCSQEERIAFYEYDKVHKVRDKFVSVLREKFEDYGLQLSIGGQISFDVFPKGWDKTYCLRHIEVDNYKEIHFFGDKCYEGGNDYEIYMDERTRGHIVTSPEDTMNQLKEIFSMS; this is encoded by the exons ATGGCATCGGTAGTACCTGAGAGTAAAGaaattttgtgtttatttgaTGTGGATGGAACAGTTACACCTGCCCGATCG gttgtaacTCCCGAAATGAAAGCTTTCATGAAGGAACTTCGCAAGAAAGTGACTGTTGCCTTAGTTAGTGGGTCCGACTTTCCAAAAGTGCAAGAACAAATGGGAAATGAAAACG TTACAAACCTGTATGACTATGTTTTTTCTGAGAATGGTCTTGTAGCTTACAAGAATGGGGAACTGATCCATAAACAG AGTATCATAAAATTCATGGGTGATGAAAGGCTCAAAACATTCATCAACTTTTGCTTAAAGTATATTGCTGAATTAGATCTTCCTGTGAAAAG AGGAACTTTCATTGAGTTTCGTAATGGCATGATAAATGTTTCACCAATTGGCAGAAACTGCTCTCAAGAAGAAAGGATAGCATTTTATGAGTATGATAAA GTTCACAAAGTTAGAGACAAATTTGTGTCAGTTCTGAGAGAAAAGTTTGAAGATTATGGACTCCAGCTCAGTATAGGGGGACAGATCAGTTTTGATGTTTTCCCAAAAGGCTGGGACAAAACATATTGCCTCAGACATATAGAAGTTGATAATTACAAGGAAATTCACTTTTTTGGGGACAAATGCTATGAG GGAGGAAATGACTATGAAATATACATGGATGAACGAACTAGAGGACATATAGTCACATCACCAGAGGATACCATGAATCAGCTTAAAGAAATATTCAGTATGAGCTGA
- the LOC141897699 gene encoding integrase/recombinase xerD homolog, whose protein sequence is MVRELQDLALSVFLFTAQHQIQLDVIWLPRRQNAQADFFSKVIDFDDYSVHDDVFKELDHLWGPHSIDRFASSYNAKLSRFNSRFLQPGTEAVDAFTQDWSSENNWLVPPISLIGKLLSHMHESKAVDVFSSGIWSSLSSCRDPSLQGLAYKLPSTVLVSKAPGTIDSYRRAFARWKEFAAAKEEIDAFPAKTEHVALYLQHLLDSTQSYSVVDSAIYALQWAHNLAGLPSPVDASIIRDISKAAKKMNGARVVNRKQAVTADMIGTLVSASNLSNLLELRNVCIFVLAFAGFFRINEVLHIKYGDVRFQSGYVAIDVTSSKTDQLRKGSEVVIASGSSVDTCPVNILRRYLTEVERYPIDSSHCIFRPLSKCRAGHKLVSVNKPISYSSIRGYFKRSFKDIVLDVSQFGTHSLRAGGASAAANAGVQDRLFQRHGRWKTVSAKNGYVEDSLDSRLSVSRMLGI, encoded by the exons ATGGTTAGGGAGTTGCAGGATTTGGCCTTgagtgttttcctttttactGCTCAGCATCAAATTCAATTAGATGTTATTTGGTTACCTCGTCGTCAGAATGCTCAGGCCGATTTTTTCAGTAAAGTAATTGATTTCGATGATTACTCCGTGCATGACGATGTGTTTAAGGAGCTTGATCACCTCTGGGGTCCGCATTCGATCGATAGATTCGCTTCCAGTTACAACGCGAAGTTGTCGAGGTTCAATTCTAGATTTCTGCAGCCGGGGACTGAGGCTGTTGATGCCTTTACCCAAGATTGGTCTTCAGAGAACAATTGGTTGGTCCCGCCTATTAGTCTAATTGGCAAACTCCTGTCCCATATGCATGAATCCAAAGCAGTTG atgTTTTTAGCTCTGGAATCTGGTCCTCCCTTAGTAGCTGTCGGGATCCTTCTCTTCAGGGATTGGCGTACAAACTACCGTCAACAGTCCTGGTTTCCAAGGCGCCTGGAACGATCGATTCTTACCGGAGGGCGTTTGCTAGATGGAAGGAGTTTGCTGCTGCCAAAGAGGAGATTGACGCCTTTCCTGCGAAGACGGAACATGTCGCTTTGTATCTCCAGCATCTGTTAGATTCTACTCAGTCATATTCCGTTGTCGACTCGGCTATTTATGCCTTGCAGTGGGCGCATAATTTGGCAGGCTTGCCCTCCCCCGTCGACGCTTCCATCATTCGCGATATTAGTAAAGCAGCTAAGAAGATGAATGGGGCTCGAGTGGTGAACAGAAAGCAAGCTGTGACGGCTGATATGATTGGGACTTTAGTTAGTGCTTCTAATTTGTCCAACCTCCTTGAGTTAAGGAACGTGTGTATATTTGTACTTGCCTTTGCGGGGTTTTTCAGGATTAATGAGGTTCTTCATATTAAATATGGAGACGTTCGTTTTCAGAGCGGTTATGTAGCTATTGATGTCACTAGCAGTAAGACGGATCAACTGAGGAAAGGAAGTGAGGTTGTCATAGCTAGTGGTTCGAGTGTTGATACCTGTCCTGTTAACATTTTGAGGCGTTATTTAACTGAGGTAGAGCGTTACCCTATAGATTCAAGCCATTGCATTTTTAGGCCTCTTTCTAAATGCAGGGCAGGTCATAAGCTTGTTTCTGTTAATAAGCCAATTAGTTATTCTAGCATTCGTGGTTATTTTAAGCGTAGTTTCAAAGATATTGTACTAGACGTTTCTCAGTTTGGCACTCATTCTTTAAGGGCTGGTGGTGCTTCGGCTGCGGCTAATGCAGGCGTGCAAGATAGGCTTTTTCAGCGCCACGGCAGGTGGAAAACCGTTTCTGCCAAAAATGGTTACGTAGAGGATAGCTTGGATTCTAGGCTGTCGGTTTCTAGAATGTTGGGTATTTGA